A genome region from Streptomyces xanthophaeus includes the following:
- a CDS encoding minor capsid protein yields MGDDEPDLLTGLALHLHGLGLVDYRVGGTGGDCFQEAMPSSPDSVVVLTGYGGPEADSRLPYAEPSVQVRVRGTTDPRVSRRRAHAIRTALHGLGPIVLPDGTNMISCIAIQAAPESLGVDGNRRHEHVCNFRTEIRTV; encoded by the coding sequence GTGGGCGATGACGAACCCGACCTCCTGACCGGCCTGGCCCTGCACCTGCACGGCCTGGGGCTCGTCGACTACCGGGTCGGCGGCACGGGCGGCGACTGCTTCCAGGAGGCCATGCCGTCGAGCCCTGACAGCGTGGTCGTCCTCACCGGCTACGGCGGCCCCGAAGCTGACTCCCGGCTCCCGTATGCGGAGCCGAGCGTGCAGGTCCGCGTCCGCGGTACGACGGACCCGCGGGTCTCCCGACGGCGGGCTCACGCCATCCGGACCGCGCTGCATGGTCTGGGCCCGATCGTGCTGCCGGACGGCACGAACATGATCTCGTGCATCGCCATCCAGGCGGCGCCCGAGTCCCTGGGCGTGGACGGTAATCGCCGTCACGAGCACGTCTGTAATTTCCGCACCGAGATCCGCACCGTGTAG